Proteins co-encoded in one Capsicum annuum cultivar UCD-10X-F1 chromosome 9, UCD10Xv1.1, whole genome shotgun sequence genomic window:
- the LOC107841283 gene encoding uncharacterized protein LOC107841283, with the protein MTVMFFPYSTRSGITTIVPPLPAMEVDDDETPIEKSKKATGGDDAVAKENDLSLNTPLLEELGKMPRYARFMNQLVTKKKGATIKDANGFHHCSAVTMKALLQKKCDPRAFTIPFTIGSSQFTRSLCDLGANINLMLLAIFKQLGFNPPKLTSMQLLMAGCMVNKPIGISFNVIVRVDNLIFLADFVILNSELDTEMSIILGRPFMATVRPMVDIEKGEMIFRVNSEEATFNI; encoded by the exons ATGACAGTCATGTTCTTTCCATATTCCACGAGGAGTGGTATTACTACTATTGTTCCCCCACTGCCTGCTATGGAAGTTGATGATGATGAAACACCTATTGAGAAGTCAAAAAAGGCAACAGGTGGGGATGATGCAGTTGCCAAAGAAAATG ATTTGAGCCTAAATACGCCTCTTCTCGAGGAGTTGGGGAAGATGCCTAGATATGCCAGGTTTATGAATCAATTGGTCACAAAGAAGAAAGGAGCTACGATTAAGGATGCTAATGGCTTTCACCATTGTAGTGCAGTCACTATGAAGGCTTTGCTTCAGAAAAAGTGTGACCctagagcattcactataccatttACTATTGGGTCATCCCAATTTACCAGatctttatgtgacttaggagccaaCATAAATCTAATGTTGTTGGCCATATTCAAGCAATTGGGTTTTAACCCTCCAAAACTAACTTCAATGCAGCTATTGATGGCTGGCTGCATGGTGAATAAACCTATAGGCATTTCATTTAATGTGATTGTGAGAGTGGACAATCTCATATTCCTTGCTGACTTTGTCATTCTTAATAGTGAGTTGGACACTGAGATGTCCATTATATTGGGGAGACCGTTTATGGCCACAGTTAGACCGATGGTTGACATAGAGAAAGGAGAGATGATATTCAGAGTCAACAGTGAGGAAGCTACCTTTAACatctaa